A genomic region of Alnus glutinosa chromosome 11, dhAlnGlut1.1, whole genome shotgun sequence contains the following coding sequences:
- the LOC133882449 gene encoding prolycopene isomerase, chloroplastic produces MALGRVFPSSVQFHHQTLSPSFKPSTVRKTVLARSSNGQEPSSTGSLAVKENKTFPGKQEADVVVIGSGIAGLCCAGLLARYGQDVLVLESHDLPGGAAHSFEIKGYKFDSGPSLFSGFQSRGPQANPLAQVLDALGESLPCVNYDSWMVYLPEGEFLSRIGPTEFFKDLEKYASPNAVREWQKLLDAVLPLSAAAMALPPLSIRGDFGVLSTAAARYAPSLLKSFVQMGPQGALGATKLLRPFSEIIDSLELKDVFIRNWVDLLSFLLAGVKTNGILSAEMVYMFAEWYKPGCCLEYPLHGTGALVDALVRGMKKFGGQLSLGSHVENIVVENDRATGVKLRSGQFIRAKKAVVSNASMWDTLKLLPKEVVPKSYLDRTNMTEQCESFMHLHLGFDKEGIREDLGIHHIVVNDWDRGVDADQNVVLISVPSVLSPDLAPPGKHVLHAYTPGTEPYGLWEGLDRRSSEYKKLKAERSEVMWRAVERALGAGFSREKCEVKLVGTPLTHQRFLRRNRGTYGPAIQAGKGSFPGHSTPIPQLYCCGDSTFPGIGVPAVAASGAIVANSLVSVSQHSQLLDAIGI; encoded by the exons ATGGCACTGGGTCGTGTTTTCCCAAGTTCTGTTCAGTTTCATCACCAGACTCTTTCACCCAGTTTCAAGCCCTCAACGGTCAGAAAAACCGTTTTGGCGCGAAGCTCCAACGGTCAAGAGCCCTCTTCCACTGGTTCCCTTGCtgtcaaagaaaacaaaaccttcCCAG GGAAACAAGAGGCTGATGTTGTTGTAATTGGGAGTGGTATTGCTGGACTGTGCTGCGCTGGGCTTTTGGCGAGGTATGGGCAAGATGTTCTTGTATTGGAAAGTCATGACCTACCTGGTGGGGCTGCTCACTCGTTCGAGATCAAAGGCTACAAATTTGACTCTGGTCCGTCATTGTTCTCTGGTTTTCAGTCAAGAGGTCCTCAGGCGAATCCTCTTGcacaa GTTCTTGATGCATTGGGTGAGTCTCTGCCATGTGTCAATTATGATTCATGGATGGTCTACTTACCTGAAGGTGAATTCTTGTCGCGCATTGGCCCCACAGAATTTTTCAAG GACCTTGAGAAGTATGCAAGTCCAAATGCTGTTCGAGAATGGCAAAAACTTCTT GATGCAGTTCTTCCATTGTCTGCTGCTGCAATGGCTCTGCCTCCTCTATCTATTAGAGGCGATTTTGGAGTTCTTTCCACTGCTGCAGCTAGATATGCCCCCTCTCTCTTGAAATCGTTTGTCCAAATGGGACCACAGGGAGCTCTTGGTGCCACAAAGCTTCTCAGGCCTTTCTCAGAAATCATTGACTCATTGGAACTGAAAGACGTTTTTATACGGAATTGGGTAGACCTATTGTCTTTCTTGCTTGCTGGGGTGAAAACTAATGGTATACTCTCAGCAGAGATG gtttaCATGTTTGCAGAATGGTACAAGCCAGGTTGCTGTCTTGAGTACCCTCTTCATGGAACTGGGGCTCTTGTTGATGCTCTTGTCCGAGGAATGAAGAAGTTTGGTGGACAGCTCTCTCTTGGAAGTCATGTGGAAAACATTGTTGTTGAAAATGATCGAGCCACCGGTGTCAAGCTAAGAAGCGGTCAA TTTATACGAGCTAAAAAGGCTGTTGTCAGCAATGCAAgtatgtgggacactttaaagCTGTTACCTAAGGAAGTTGTTCCAAAGTCATACCTGGACAGGACAAACATGACAGAGCAATGTGAATCATTCATGCATCTCCACTTGGGATTTGACAAAGAG GGCATACGCGAGGACTTGGGAATTCATCATATAGTTGTAAATGATTGGGATAGAGGAGTTGATGCTGATCAGAATGTTGTCTTGATATCTGTACCTAGTGTACTTAGTCCAGATCTAGCACCCCCTGGGAAACATGTATTACATGCTTATACACCAGGAACTGAACCCTATGGACTGTGGGAAGGACTTGATCGTAGAAGCTCTGAATACAAAAAGCTCAAAGCAGAACGATCGGAG GTTATGTGGAGAGCTGTGGAGCGTGCGCTTGGTGCCGGCTTCAGCCGTGAGAAGTGTGAGGTGAAGTTAGTTGGGACTCCGTTGACACATCAAAGGTTTCTTCGAAGGAATAGAGGAACATATGGCCCAGCTATACAAGCTGGTAAAGGCTCCTTTCCTGGGCATTCAACTCCTATCCCACAGCTTTATTGTTGTGGAGATTCTACCTTTCCTGGCATTGGAGTCCCTGCAGTTGCTGCTAGTGGTGCTATTGTGGCCAACTCACTGGTTTCTGTTTCTCAACACTCCCAACTTCTTGATGCGATTGGTATTTGA